The sequence CGCCATCCCCCGGTCCGCCTCTTCGAAGCACCGGTCCGGGTCCTCCGAGGTGAAGGCCACGACGCCCAGCACATGGCCGCGCGACTTGAGCGCCACCGCGAGACATGCGCTCGCCCCCAGCGCATCGAGCAGCCCCCCGTGCGATGAGTCGGACGCCTTCACGTCCTGGGCATCCACCCACAGCACGTCATGCCCGTCACGCCCCAGTCCGACGAGAGGCACGGCCCAGCCGGCTCCATCGGCCTCCTCGAGGACGCGGCGCATGTGCGCGGACCGGCCCCTGTCCCGGTGCGATACCGCCAGCCAATGCAGCGCCCCTTCCGGATGCGTCAGGCCCACCATGCAGCAGGTGGCCACCGAGGAGGACGCCAGCTCCGCCACATGCTGGAGCAGGGACGCCTCGTCGTCGATGCCAGCAGCCAGCAGCCGGCTCGCTCCGGACAGGAAGGTGAGGCGCTCTTCCGCGCGCTTCCGCCCGGTGATGTCGCGGGAGATGCTGCCCAGTCCAATGGGCCGGCCCGACTCCGTGTCCCGCACGAGGAAGAACTGGCTGAAGACGGAGAGCGTCTTTCCCGTCTTCGGGCTCACGAGCCGGAAGTCCCCCATCCACTGTCCCTTCCGCTGCACCGCGACGAGGGCCTCCCGCTCAATCAAGCGACGGTCCTCCGGGTGGATGTGGTCGAGCATCGACGTGCCCTGGATTTCCGCCAGGCTCTCCAGGCCCAGCAGCTTCCGGCCCGCCTCGTTGACGTAGAGGACGCGCCCGTCCACGTCGTGGATGCCGATGACGTCGGGCGTGCTCTCCACCACGGACACCAGCCGGCGGCGCTCCAGCTCTCCCTGCCTGCGGGCCGTGACGTCCTGAACGACGGACAGCAGCCGCGCGGGACGCCCGGACTCGTCGCGGATGCTGGCGGAGGTGACGTCCAGCCAGATGATGCCGCCGTCCTTCCGGATGCAGCGGCGGGAGTGGATGGCGGGCGGCTCCTCGCCCCGCGCCACCCGCTCCATGTCGGCGTAGTCCAGGGGCCGGTCCTCGGGGTGCGTGAGGTCCATGAAGGACATGCGGAGCAGCTCGTCGGCGCTGTAGCCCAACAGCTCGCACAGCTTTGCGTTCACCTGCAGGAAGCGGCCCGTGAAGGGAGCGACCTGGGCCATGCCCACCGCGGCAAGATTGAAGAACGTCCGGAACTGCTCCTCGCTCTCGCGGAGCGCCAGCTCGCGTTGCCGCTGCTCGGTGATGTCCACCAGCCAGCCCACCCACTCCTCCACGCGTCCGTCCGGGCTCAGCACGGGGACTCCGCGCGACAGCATCTGCCGCCAGGTGCCGTCATGGCGCAGCAGCCGGTACTCGGAGGCGTACGCCGAGGGCCGGCGCAGCGCCGGCACCCACTCCTTCATGACGCGCTCACGGTCCTCGGGGTGGATGAAGCGCATGTAGCCGTGGCCGCGGTACTCCGCGAAGGTCCTCCCGGTGAAGGACTCGTACGAGGCGCTTCGCTCCACCGCGAGGCCATCCAGCGTCACCGTCCACATCACGCTCGTGGTGGCCTCCAGCAGGGCGTGCAGGCGGCGCTCACTGCGCATCAACTCCCTCAGCCGGCCTTCCGCCACCGCGCGCGCCCGGCGCTCGTGCCGGAGCTCCTGCCTCCATTCCGACGTCAGCAATTCCTTCGAGTCATCTCGCGGTTCCTGGACGTCCTCCGCGAGCGGGCGGAGGACACGGAGCAGCGCGTCCCGGGTGAGCGGCCGGGCGGCATACGCCAGCGTGCCCGGCAGCACGTCCGCGAGGAGCCGACCCTCCGGGCGCTCGGAGGAGACGAGGAGCAGCAGCGCCGTTCCGTCCCGTCCGCGCAAGGCCTGATGTGCACTCCGGGCCCAGGCGCCCCAATCCCGCGCTTCGGTGTCGAGCACCATGAGCCCGAAGGAGTCCTCGCGCAGGAGCGCCGAGGCCTGCTCCGCCGCTTCCACTTCCACGGGCTCGCAGCCGAGGACGCCGAGGACGGACCGCA comes from Pyxidicoccus parkwaysis and encodes:
- a CDS encoding PAS domain-containing sensor histidine kinase, which codes for MRGKVLLPRLDAEERACLRSVLGVLGCEPVEVEAAEQASALLREDSFGLMVLDTEARDWGAWARSAHQALRGRDGTALLLLVSSERPEGRLLADVLPGTLAYAARPLTRDALLRVLRPLAEDVQEPRDDSKELLTSEWRQELRHERRARAVAEGRLRELMRSERRLHALLEATTSVMWTVTLDGLAVERSASYESFTGRTFAEYRGHGYMRFIHPEDRERVMKEWVPALRRPSAYASEYRLLRHDGTWRQMLSRGVPVLSPDGRVEEWVGWLVDITEQRQRELALRESEEQFRTFFNLAAVGMAQVAPFTGRFLQVNAKLCELLGYSADELLRMSFMDLTHPEDRPLDYADMERVARGEEPPAIHSRRCIRKDGGIIWLDVTSASIRDESGRPARLLSVVQDVTARRQGELERRRLVSVVESTPDVIGIHDVDGRVLYVNEAGRKLLGLESLAEIQGTSMLDHIHPEDRRLIEREALVAVQRKGQWMGDFRLVSPKTGKTLSVFSQFFLVRDTESGRPIGLGSISRDITGRKRAEERLTFLSGASRLLAAGIDDEASLLQHVAELASSSVATCCMVGLTHPEGALHWLAVSHRDRGRSAHMRRVLEEADGAGWAVPLVGLGRDGHDVLWVDAQDVKASDSSHGGLLDALGASACLAVALKSRGHVLGVVAFTSEDPDRCFEEADRGMAEELAFRAAAAVDNARLYAQAQRAIRLRDEFLSIASHELKTPLTPLALKLQGMRRTLPVGTPDVTSERMRGDLDMAQRQVRRLAELVDGLLDVSRICAGRLQLTLESVDLAELVRELVARYEPQAQRAQARILVEAKAAVVGTWDRSRLEQVVSNLLSNALKYGAGRPVRVRVESRGEVARLMVRDEGIGIEPQSLHRIFQRFERAVSERHYGGLGLGLYITRQIVEAHCGTVLAESTPGQGATFTVTLPLAGPSESDPCGTGPDGSGSE